The sequence gagtaaaatagtTTGTAGTTGTGAATAGTACAATTTTATTGCTGGATGGGGCATGCAGGGTTATGGGAGTTGTGGTCTGGCCCTGAAAATTAGGGGAATGATgatgtggaggggacttgggggcTAGATCCAGccggggttaatgatgctctaataCTTCCCCCATCCCCAAAAGaatgcactctttctttttttagttcgtcccacaagagtatgcactttctATTTGGAAACTTTTTCCTCTCTATTGAGATtagactcattcttcactaacaatactctaattactttttatttctatctctctcttactttaacaatgtacattaaaactcatgtccaaccaaaaatgcatatttttgtgggactgAAAGGAGTATATAAAACTAGgatctacattccactaactttttcatcCCACTTCTGTTACATTTTTAAAACCTGTGTCGGGTCTTGTGCCAAGTATTGGAGATCTACTACCTCTTTGTCGCATGTTTAGTAAAAAAAGTAggaaaaatggaaaatatatactccatccgtccctgaaaagtattaattttaattcggcacaaattttaataaataattggtaaagtaaaagagataccAATAAAAGTATAAGTAGTGTTATTGGAGTGGACTCCGCATAATTAGTAGTATAGTGTATGATATAAgttgtataaaatgatatttaatggtaatatattgtttaattattttaaaattagataCTTTTCAGGGATGAATTAATAAAGAAAAAGTTCTTACTACTTTTtaaggacggatggagtattattaattCATGTTTATAATACAATTCTTGTTATGTTTATCACTAATTTTGGTGATTGTTTATACAATTAGTTGAGATATGTGACCTTTTAGTTAGCGTTGTATGTTCATCTCATAATTATCTGGAGAACTtagttaaatttaaaataataaagcaaTGACTATAATCCTATTTATCTTTGATAGGTATCAATGTAAACGTGAAGTTGTATTAGGGATATGATTGATGCAAATTCTCAAGTTGACACCATCCTTCAAAGTCTACAATCTACATATCATAAGATTCGAGCAACGAACTTATTGAAAAATAGTCATTCATAAAAATAACCGAAATGAAGACACAAATGATCAAGGCACTCGAAAAGGATAGAAATTAAACAATCAATATTTATTTAGTgcacataaacacacacacatatatatggtGCGCAATGTCGACCGATCTCTCTCAGTTCTTCTCACTCTCCGTGTCGCTAAGGTTGTCGGAGCGTTTGCCATGGTGGTGGCCGCCGTCGTGGCCCCCTCTCCTGctcttcttccccttcttgTCGCCGTCATTGTGGTCGACGTAGTCAGTGATGTCCAAATGAACGCCGGGATCGTTGGTCTTGTAGCTGCCGCCGAGCATGATGGAGTTGTTGATGGCTTGGAAGTTGCTGTTGACGACGTAGGAGGCCGAGTCCTCCTGCTCCAGCTGAGGGGCGGTGGCCTTGTCGTCTAGGTCGCCGCGCATGGTGGCGCCTAGGTTGGTCCCGGCCAGCGTGATCATCCTCATGCCTTGCTCGTCGTCGTCGGCTTGGGCGTGGGAGCGTTGGATGCTGCCCAAGCGGCTGGTGAGGGTGGAGATCATCTCTCGAACCTCTTGGTCGAGATTCTTCTGCTTCTCGCGGTCGGTGGGAGAGGCGGCGTTGTTTAGGTCCGGAGCCATGGGAGGGGGAAGAGAGTGGGGTTTGGTTTTGATGggatttttgagtttttttggGTAGTGAATGAAGGTTAAGTGGGGGGGTTTATGAAGGGGAAAAGTTGATACTATTTGTTGTGAGAATCTTAGTGCCTAGTGGGGGATTTTGGTTTTGGAGGTTTGAATTCTTTTCGTACTTGTGCATGCAAGAATATATCTTTATTTGCTTCCATTGATGCGAGTAGAAGCAAGGGATTGCTTGTTAGAGGGTTTTCTCTAAAAATGTAGTATGGGAGAAACTAAAGATCTTTCCGAGCATAGTTGATAGTTTGCACAAATACTTTTATCTCAGTAGTTTTGCTTAAGGAGGTGTTTGGCTAGGCTTTTTTGGCTTCATTAGAGAAGGAATGACTATTGttaatgttttttattttcatggcATTCATGCTACATAACAAATGTTTGGTTTGACCATTATCGCTCTTTCTTTAAAAAACGGAAACATGCCAAGATTGGGTAGTCAGCATAactaagggcatccgcagtggtgcggatgtcccggcggaattccccgcggaattcccaaaaacatctcctgccacgtcataaggacttcccactgcactgccacgtcatacggaattcccactgcacagtggcggaattcccctgcggaattcccgactaggtgtgagcaaaaaaaccggaaaccgaatatccgaaccg comes from Salvia splendens isolate huo1 unplaced genomic scaffold, SspV2 ctg883, whole genome shotgun sequence and encodes:
- the LOC121791722 gene encoding uncharacterized protein LOC121791722 translates to MAPDLNNAASPTDREKQKNLDQEVREMISTLTSRLGSIQRSHAQADDDEQGMRMITLAGTNLGATMRGDLDDKATAPQLEQEDSASYVVNSNFQAINNSIMLGGSYKTNDPGVHLDITDYVDHNDGDKKGKKSRRGGHDGGHHHGKRSDNLSDTESEKN